A genomic region of Brevibacillus sp. JNUCC-41 contains the following coding sequences:
- a CDS encoding quaternary amine ABC transporter ATP-binding protein, translated as MKPYVEVRNVSKIFGKSPKAATDLLKQGKTKKEILKETGQTVGVNNVNFEIYPGEIFVIMGLSGSGKSTLIRMFNRLIDPTLGEILIDDEDIVKMNAARLREVRQKKISMVFQNFALFPHKTILENAEFGLEIQKVDPAKRHENAMKALEAVGLKGYENQLPSQLSGGMQQRVGLARALASDTDILLMDEAFSALDPLIRKDMQDELIQIQDQYKKTIIFITHDLDEALRIGDRIALMKDGSVIQLGTPEQIMMNPANEFVEKFVEDVDLSKVLTASHVMIRPEKIAVDRGPRVALEIMRKQGYSSIFVVDRKQKLLGAVTAEQARQAMSNNQSISEVMSTDIPTVKEDELLGNLMDVMATSSLPISVIDDQNRIKGILLRGAVIGALAGNKDSLNEMESE; from the coding sequence ATGAAGCCGTATGTAGAAGTCAGAAATGTCTCGAAAATTTTTGGTAAATCTCCAAAAGCAGCAACAGACTTATTGAAGCAAGGCAAAACGAAAAAAGAAATCTTGAAAGAAACAGGACAAACGGTCGGAGTGAATAATGTTAATTTCGAGATTTATCCCGGCGAGATTTTTGTCATCATGGGCTTGTCAGGAAGCGGAAAATCCACTTTGATCCGCATGTTCAATCGTTTGATCGATCCGACATTGGGTGAAATCTTAATTGATGATGAAGATATCGTGAAGATGAACGCGGCCCGCTTAAGGGAAGTCAGACAAAAGAAAATAAGCATGGTCTTTCAGAACTTTGCTTTATTTCCGCATAAAACAATATTGGAAAACGCCGAATTCGGGCTCGAAATTCAAAAAGTGGATCCAGCGAAACGTCATGAAAATGCGATGAAGGCTCTTGAGGCCGTTGGATTGAAAGGCTACGAAAATCAACTGCCATCACAGCTTAGCGGCGGTATGCAGCAAAGGGTTGGGTTAGCCCGGGCACTCGCAAGTGATACGGACATATTATTGATGGATGAGGCCTTCAGTGCCCTTGATCCATTGATTCGCAAGGATATGCAGGATGAACTGATTCAAATCCAAGATCAGTATAAAAAAACGATCATTTTCATTACACATGATCTTGATGAAGCATTAAGAATAGGGGATAGAATTGCCCTCATGAAAGATGGAAGTGTAATTCAATTGGGAACCCCTGAACAAATCATGATGAATCCAGCCAATGAATTCGTCGAGAAGTTTGTGGAAGATGTTGATCTATCAAAAGTATTGACAGCATCTCATGTGATGATACGCCCAGAGAAGATCGCGGTGGACAGAGGTCCGAGGGTTGCCTTGGAAATCATGCGTAAACAAGGGTATTCCAGCATTTTTGTTGTGGATAGAAAGCAGAAGTTATTGGGGGCCGTGACTGCTGAACAGGCTCGTCAGGCAATGAGCAATAACCAATCGATCTCAGAAGTGATGTCAACTGATATCCCAACTGTAAAAGAGGATGAATTACTTGGAAACCTCATGGATGTGATGGCGACTTCAAGCTTGCCAATCTCAGTCATCGATGATCAAAACAGAATTAAAGGAATCCTTCTTCGCGGTGCCGTTATTGGTGCTTTGGCCGGGAATAAAGATTCCTTGAATGAAATGGAGAGTGAATAA
- a CDS encoding glycine betaine ABC transporter substrate-binding protein, translating into MNMPKIPLGAWVDSLVDWITIVFAGLFTFITDVIEGLLNILVDVMSAGPSIVLIIVLTLLVTYTSKWPLGVFAFISLLLIDNLGYWESSIQTLAIVILSGALTIVIGIPIGIWCAQNKTVRNIVTPILDFMQTMPAFVYLIPSILFFGIGVVPGIIASFIFAIAPTIRMTNLGIQEVPNDLIEASDAFGSTSSQKLFKVQIPLATPTIMAGVNQSIMLALSMVVTASLVGAPGLGADVYRAVSQINVGQGFEAGLSIVIIAIILDRITQNLRKPAYEHIVSRKIIFTILALLVVGTALFGVFTKEKAVNGDENSLAAKVNYEIIGIEPGAGIMKLTKTAMDDYKLDDWKVVEGSSAAMVAELKKAIDKKEPIVVTGWSPHWMFSKYDLKYLKDPKETFGKAENINSIARKGLEQDAPGAYKILDQFFWDTKDMEDVMVKVTEGMTPSEAAEKWIKENQNKVSEWTKGAESGNGEKIKLVYVAWDTEIASTNVIGKVLEQNGYDVTLSQVEVGPMFAGVANGSADAMVAAWLPGTHLEYYNKYKDEMVDLGPNLKGTKLGLVVPDYVDIDSIEDLK; encoded by the coding sequence ATGAATATGCCGAAAATCCCACTAGGAGCTTGGGTCGATTCTTTAGTGGATTGGATAACTATTGTATTTGCTGGATTATTTACATTTATTACGGATGTAATCGAGGGTCTTTTGAATATCTTGGTCGATGTAATGAGTGCAGGACCTTCGATTGTTTTAATCATCGTCCTGACCCTTTTAGTTACTTATACAAGCAAATGGCCATTAGGGGTATTTGCATTCATCAGCTTGCTATTGATTGATAATCTGGGTTATTGGGAATCAAGCATCCAAACTCTGGCAATCGTTATATTGTCAGGAGCTTTAACGATAGTGATCGGGATACCGATCGGAATATGGTGTGCCCAAAATAAAACCGTGCGCAATATCGTAACCCCAATCTTGGATTTCATGCAAACGATGCCTGCATTCGTTTATTTGATCCCTTCGATATTATTTTTTGGAATAGGCGTAGTGCCTGGGATCATTGCGTCATTCATTTTTGCTATCGCACCGACGATCCGAATGACCAATCTTGGGATTCAGGAAGTGCCTAATGATTTGATCGAGGCATCGGATGCTTTTGGTTCCACCAGCAGCCAAAAGTTATTCAAGGTACAAATACCATTGGCTACTCCAACGATCATGGCAGGAGTTAACCAAAGCATCATGCTCGCACTGTCAATGGTTGTTACAGCCTCATTGGTTGGGGCACCCGGACTTGGTGCTGATGTCTACAGGGCTGTCAGCCAAATTAATGTTGGGCAAGGATTTGAAGCAGGATTATCCATCGTAATCATTGCAATCATTTTAGATCGTATCACGCAAAACCTTCGTAAACCAGCTTACGAACATATCGTTAGCAGGAAAATCATTTTTACAATATTGGCTTTACTAGTTGTGGGTACGGCACTATTCGGTGTTTTTACAAAAGAAAAAGCTGTGAACGGGGATGAAAACAGTCTTGCTGCCAAGGTAAATTATGAAATCATCGGAATTGAACCTGGAGCAGGGATAATGAAGTTGACTAAAACGGCAATGGATGATTATAAGCTGGATGATTGGAAAGTGGTTGAAGGGTCATCGGCAGCAATGGTTGCAGAATTGAAAAAAGCAATTGATAAAAAAGAACCAATCGTCGTTACAGGATGGTCACCGCATTGGATGTTCTCGAAATATGACTTGAAATATCTCAAAGATCCGAAGGAAACCTTCGGCAAGGCTGAAAATATTAATTCGATTGCCAGAAAAGGCCTCGAACAAGATGCCCCTGGCGCTTATAAAATTCTTGATCAATTCTTCTGGGATACTAAAGATATGGAAGATGTAATGGTCAAGGTTACTGAAGGTATGACTCCTTCAGAAGCAGCAGAAAAATGGATAAAGGAAAATCAGAACAAAGTATCCGAATGGACCAAGGGTGCTGAATCAGGAAATGGTGAAAAAATCAAACTGGTTTATGTTGCTTGGGACACTGAAATCGCCAGTACGAATGTGATTGGCAAGGTACTGGAGCAGAATGGCTATGATGTAACATTGAGTCAGGTCGAAGTGGGGCCAATGTTTGCTGGCGTTGCAAACGGAAGTGCGGACGCAATGGTAGCTGCATGGCTCCCGGGAACACATCTTGAATACTATAATAAGTATAAAGATGAAATGGTTGACCTTGGACCTAACTTAAAAGGAACAAAGCTTGGTCTGGTCGTACCGGATTACGTCGATATTGATTCGATTGAAGACTTGAAATAA
- a CDS encoding FAD/NAD(P)-binding oxidoreductase, translating into MKDENHYKILIVGGGSAGITVAARLLRESRTLSGNIAIIDPATKHYYQPLWTLVGAGEADKTVTQREEASVIPSGAVWVQDAITTFEPDENAVVTASGKKLHYEYLVVAAGIQIDWHKIKGLKESIGKNGVCSNYSYDYVDGTWEAIRNFKGGTSIFTNPNTPVKCGGAPQKIMYMAEDYFRKSGVREQSSVIFVSGNPSIFNVKKYEQALNKIIERKEIETYFMHHLIEIDGEKKRATFENLNTEERVIMHYDMIHVVPPMSAPDFIKNSSLAASSGWLDVDKYTLQHQHYDNVFGIGDCTNLPTSKTGAAIRKQAPVLVKNLLHRMRAKLMVHKYDGYTSCPLVTGYGRLILAEFNYDLQPQETFPIDQSRERFSMYLLKKNLLPLMYWNGMLKGRM; encoded by the coding sequence ATGAAGGATGAAAACCATTACAAGATTTTGATTGTAGGGGGTGGCAGTGCCGGGATTACGGTCGCAGCTCGTCTCTTGCGTGAATCACGTACTCTGAGCGGAAACATTGCTATCATTGATCCTGCGACGAAACATTATTATCAGCCATTATGGACACTTGTGGGAGCTGGCGAAGCTGACAAAACCGTAACACAAAGGGAGGAAGCATCCGTTATTCCGAGCGGAGCAGTGTGGGTACAGGATGCGATAACCACTTTTGAGCCCGATGAAAATGCTGTTGTAACAGCATCCGGAAAGAAACTGCACTACGAATATCTAGTTGTCGCAGCCGGGATTCAAATTGACTGGCATAAAATCAAAGGTTTAAAAGAGAGTATTGGAAAGAATGGTGTATGTAGTAATTACTCTTATGATTATGTTGATGGCACTTGGGAGGCAATCAGAAACTTCAAGGGGGGGACTTCCATTTTCACCAACCCGAACACGCCGGTAAAATGCGGTGGGGCTCCTCAAAAAATTATGTATATGGCAGAAGACTATTTCAGAAAATCAGGAGTTCGCGAGCAATCTTCAGTTATTTTTGTTTCAGGGAACCCATCCATATTCAATGTAAAAAAATATGAACAGGCACTAAATAAAATAATTGAACGAAAAGAAATAGAGACATATTTTATGCATCATCTTATTGAAATTGATGGTGAGAAGAAGCGAGCGACATTTGAAAACCTGAACACGGAAGAGCGCGTGATTATGCATTATGACATGATACATGTGGTACCACCGATGAGCGCTCCTGATTTTATCAAGAATAGTTCGCTCGCGGCAAGTAGTGGGTGGCTGGATGTTGACAAATATACTCTTCAGCATCAACACTATGACAATGTATTTGGCATAGGGGATTGCACAAACCTGCCTACATCGAAAACGGGGGCTGCGATTCGCAAACAAGCGCCCGTGCTTGTGAAAAATTTGCTTCATCGGATGCGTGCCAAACTTATGGTTCATAAATATGATGGCTATACATCATGTCCGCTTGTTACCGGATATGGGCGGCTTATACTGGCTGAGTTCAATTATGATTTACAGCCGCAAGAAACCTTTCCAATCGATCAATCCCGTGAGAGGTTCAGTATGTATTTATTGAAGAAAAACTTGCTTCCCCTTATGTATTGGAACGGAATGCTTAAAGGAAGGATGTAA
- a CDS encoding thioredoxin family protein yields the protein MKEIKTEQEFDEAILSTKPVVAKFYVEWCPDCQNTNLFMPIVEEAYKEKIDMIAVNRDHFPELLEKLDVYGIPSFIAFQEGKELNRFVSKIGKSQEEVEQFLNQIVESGKLKR from the coding sequence ATGAAAGAGATCAAAACTGAGCAAGAGTTTGATGAGGCGATTTTATCAACAAAACCAGTTGTTGCCAAATTTTATGTTGAATGGTGCCCGGACTGTCAGAATACCAATTTATTCATGCCAATTGTAGAAGAAGCGTATAAAGAAAAAATAGATATGATTGCAGTAAATCGAGACCATTTTCCAGAACTATTAGAGAAGCTAGATGTGTATGGAATCCCAAGCTTCATTGCTTTTCAAGAAGGGAAGGAACTTAATCGCTTTGTAAGTAAAATCGGAAAAAGCCAGGAAGAGGTTGAACAGTTTCTCAATCAAATCGTAGAAAGTGGGAAATTAAAAAGATAA